One Apis cerana isolate GH-2021 linkage group LG16, AcerK_1.0, whole genome shotgun sequence DNA segment encodes these proteins:
- the LOC108000490 gene encoding rootletin isoform X3, protein MSRPLPKNISQLSARGQMERRRPPFLRGPSRMREKIEKGIGSKMDSTGSTLSGTGDCLSEEDLSPDALVRQNYELRHRLEEEAANYKRRLDTYRQAQQHQAALVSRLQAKVLQYKQKCSELENQMAESIVYDSNKVVSSAPPTTSVLDAAHQTLREIREEQIYDLDTALKKLSEERKRCEKLLQLNTTLKDQLEESHQTNEALTNDLQKLSNDWDILREELAIKEEEWREEEQAFNDYYTSEHNRLLILWRDVVSVKRLFAEIKSSTERDLLKMKNNIISTFNDVSSACNNTGFAMRMQAAMHPMISQQVQQAQEQITTDLKTELITLKQQYDIAQNEIRIKEEKINQLIRDVHSLEERCGEAETEIHRNTRLQDDIEILQSALRDIAHAVIQDAESREIESTQAPPHLHLSPTGPIPQKSPKRGTRSNTIPAFAESTISAVQAALHKYQLTIHELQVKLQTNKEQLQNTRKQCENAEENVKTLEKKAEELIIELDAVRLHCSQLNQEKDMLQKGLDTIRIEKNALEKTRIELNNMMENLNNDCEKLQKANNKLQKICDNLEDEKLYLQSELNRLSKDVELRELNLRSEEDRCSKMREELLTLREELNKTYLSKDMLEQQKLETDGLISQIEKNKGDLELELERVLLEKSDVQEVLMKLETVCSNHEQEKQRLQEELKKVTEEKNKLASQCTDQQGDLGSLRKELLQAEQTRLDLESEKVTLNEKVKFLEIEKEKIEIELAQVTRERGDFNNQLSVLARKKETLNEELMRLKQRLEQANEMNGRINRNLEDLVKDNEEKQVLLETNEKEVQRLQEQLASMRSEKETLEGVLFDTQTSLENMHVKKTQLEKEQKELLIKQESLKGQVERLMKDLENSEKRIHEVKQTLTQQSGDQEAEFQQIISNVKKHSEENIKKLNEEKEQIKINLEKRLQQSLLQVTGEKDNEINQLQQRIDEMQQHIENLCQQHEEVLLRAENDKQQALLIAHHDQQALMEKLETVLHEMEEEKNNVERVKREAAVKTEQERNNINQLRDELNRLKTKLDETRLKTDEEKIKLDLKIEELWKERELAQRESEELQVQLHMTEDKVDSLQNQLHETIRKLKDAENLNETLRKELVDIRRQLGDSTYEKEKYNSSNKELREHVKRIESEKREQNRILEESYQKISALEDMKVNVDAERSRLQAQIRDMEKEILQLQKQLHFTQDELQKSHQSNAQAQNDEKELQARLTNETEERERLQLQLHQVKKQLMDVDNSLKVTRQELGRLRSRADEENERWRVREQELVVRLEDSRCRERKLEDQKHNLEVCLTDASQQIQELKARLGGSEGRVRALDAQLSQLEIAKKEIEQKLNSVGSTLRRIAGIQMDGSVNIPFKLLSPSRRWSPARAQDHIDSSRDVILDVDPEIIRKGVRSLMQQVAQIERERDDYKTELCNLKKQLDENQEIQNRSDLQINTLLTNIRMLQDEKNSLEVKLSQKQSGYEMQSEECEQLREKIINLELMISNNSEEKMQFEEKLDKLKQVLNKVENEKRNLQEELSKSESRATKLELQRMSLEGDLQRLQMMFQEKDANIHKLQERNDTQNRTMTTLEERCASLKSMVEQLNLALEKASTTENELKNEINSMQHNIMELTTTLQTSNEKNKQLQKQISNAENERRILSERIESMQQSLNDLKHTNQTLTDQITRLQNELANNEVQRCALESQLRIVTYPIQEENTNKDEELLRQLQIAQRERSEMRGKMEALNDKMKLLEADKRNLERQLSLFKSTNRSKSYERYEKAHTELLGTSFDIDHYEQENRELRLKVRRLETQLAEKEAELIRLKSSYTHTHSVFDFNRDRTGEIERLRAAQLQAEKLLEAREQSHRQQVLRLENQIQLLREQLNQEIKRRQLYVLRSSRAGREMQQLRQALGDSLRTVAQDPSLDAVLLEHEARKLDSTLTSTTSLPPSLALPPPPSYDRSSSPAQLK, encoded by the exons ATGTCACGG CCATTgcctaaaaatatttctcaattatcAGCAAGAGGACAGATGGAGAGGCGGCGACCACCGTTTCTCAGAGGCCCTAGTAGAATGAGAgag aagatAGAGAAAGGCATAGGCAGTAAAATGGATTCTACAGGAAGTACACTAAGTGGAACTGGAGATTGTTTAAGTGAAGAAGATCTTTCACCAGATGCATTGGTTAGACAAAACTATGAATTACGTCATCGTCTTGAAGAAGAAGCAGCCAATTATAAAAGACGTTTGGATACATATAGACAAGCACAACAACACCAGGCTGCTCTTGTTTCTCGTTTACAAGCCAAA gtattgcaatataaacaaaaatgttcAGAATTAGAAAATCAAATGGCAGAATCTATAGTATATGATTCTAATAAAGTTGTAAGTTCTGCACCTCCAACAACTTCTGTTTTAGATGCAGCCCATCAAACACTAAGAGAAATACGTGAAgaacaaatatatgatttagaTACTgccctaaaaaaattaagtgaaGAACGTAAAAg ATGTGAAAAATTGCTGCAATTAAATACAACATTGAAAGATCAGTTAGAAGAATCTCATCAAACAAATGAAGCACTTACAAATGATCTACAAAAATTAAGCAATGATTGGGATATTTTAAGAGAAGAATTAGCtatcaaagaagaagaatggagagaagaagagcaagcttttaatgattattatacttCAGAACATAAcagattattaattctttggcGCGATGTTGTTTCTGTAAAACGATTATTTGCAGAGATAAAATCTAGTACAGAAAGGgatctattaaaaatgaaaaataacattatttctaCTTTTAATGATGTTTCGTCAGCTTGTAATAATACAGGATTTGCTATGAGAATGCAAGCAGCTATGCATCCaatg ATATCTCAACAAGTTCAACAGGCACAAGAACAGATAACAACTGATTTAAAAACAGAATTAATAACACTTAAACAACAGTATGATATAGCTCAAAATGAAATTCgtataaaggaagaaaaaatcaatcaactCATTCGTGATGTTCACAGTttg GAAGAAAGATGTGGAGAAGCAGAAACGGAAATTCATCGCAATACACGTTTACAAGatgatatagaaattttacaatCTGCATTGAGAGATATAGCACATGCTGTAATTCAAGATGCAGAAAGTCGCGAAATTGAATCTACTCAAGCACCTCCTCATCTTCATTTATCACCTACTGGACCAATTCCTCAAAAATCACCGAAAAGAGGTACAAGAAGCAACACCATTCCAGCTTTTGCTGAAAGTACTATAAGTGCTGTACAAGCGGCTCTccataaatatcaattgacTATACATGAACTTcag GTGAAATTGCAAACTAATAAAGAACAACTACAAAATACTCGTAAACAATGCGAAAATGCGGAAGAGAATGTTAAAACTTTAGAGAAAAAAGCGGAAGAACtgattattgaattagatGCAGTTCGATTACACTGTTCACAACTTAATCAAGAAAAAGATATGTTACAAAAAGGACTTGATActataagaatagaaaaaaatgctCTTGAAAAAACCAGGATAGAACTTAATAATatg ATGGAGAATTTAAACAATGATTgcgaaaaattgcaaaaagctaacaacaaattacaaaaaatttgcgACAATctagaagatgaaaaattatatcttcaaaGTGAACTCAATAGATTATCTAAAGATGTAGAATTGAG GGAATTAAATTTGCGTTCAGAAGAAGATAGATGCAGTAAAATGAGAGAGGAATTACTAACTTTACGTgaagaattgaataaaacgTATCTCAGTAAAGATATGTTAGAAcaacaaaaattagaaacagatggattaatttcacaaattgaaaaaaacaaag gtgatttagaattagaattggaacgtgtattattagaaaaatcagACGTGCAAGAAGTTTTAATGAAACTAGAAACAGTTTGCAGCAATCACGAACAAGAGAAACAGCGATtacaagaagaattaaaaaag gtaacagaagaaaaaaataaattagcaaGTCAATGTACGGATCAACAAGGTGATCTGGGTTccttaagaaaagaattacttCAAGCAGAACAAACTAGACTTGATTTAGAATCAGAAAAAGTAACTTTGaatgaaaaagtgaaatttctgGAGatcgaaaaagagaagattGAAATAGAATTGGCACAAGTTACACGCGAACGTGGAGatttcaataatcaattatcaGTTTTagcacgaaagaaagaaacattaaatGAAGAATTGATGAGACTCAAACAAAGATTAGAACAGGCAAATGAAATGAATGGAAGAATAAATCGGAATTTAGAAGATCTTGTAAaagataatgaagaaaaacaa gttCTCTTAGAAACTAATGAAAAGGAAGTACAAAGATTACAAGAGCAACTTGCTTCAATGCGTagtgaaaaagaaacattagAAGGTGTTTTATTTGATACACAAACTAGTCTAGAAAATATGCACGTGAAAAAGACTCAATTAGAAAAGGAACAGAAAGagcttttaataaaacaagaaaGCTTAAAAGGACAAGTAGAAAGATTAATGAAAGATCTGGAgaatagcgaaaaacgaattcaTGAAGTAAAGCAAACTTTAACGCAACAAAGTGGCGATCAAGAAGCCgaatttcaacaaattatttctaacgTGAAAAAACATAGTgaagaaaacataaaaaaattaaatgaagaaaaa gaacaaataaagataaatttagagAAACGACTTCAGCAATCTCTCTTGCAAGTTACTggagaaaaagataatgaaataaatcaattgcaGCAAAGAATAGATGAAATGCAACaacatatagaaaatttgtGTCAGCAACATGAAGAAGTTCTTCTTAGAGCAGAAAATGATAAACAGCAAGCTCTTCTTATag CTCACCATGATCAGCAAGCATTAATGGAAAAACTTGAAACTGTTTTGCatgaaatggaagaagaaaaaaataatgtagaaCGAGTCAAACGAGAAGCTGCAGTAAAAACTGAACAAGAGCGtaacaatataaatcaattacgTGATGAATTAAATCgtcttaaaacaaaattagatGAAACTAGATTAAAAActgatgaagaaaaaataaaacttgatctaaaaatagaagaacTCTGGAAAGAACGTGAATTAGCACAAAGAGAATCTGAAGAATTGCAAGTTCAATTACATATGACAGAAGATAAAGTTGATAGTTTACAAAATCAATTGCATGAAACTATTAGAAAACTTAAAGAtg ccGAAAATCTTAACGAAACATTACGCAAAGAATTAGTAGATATTAGAAGACAATTAGGTGATTCCacgtatgaaaaagaaaaatataatagtagtaataaagAATTACGCGAGCATGTAAAACGCAttgaaagtgaaaaaagagaacaaaatagaatattagaagaatcatatcaaaaaatttcag cacTGGAAGATATGAAAGTAAATGTAGATGCAGAGAGATCTCGTCTTCAAGCACAAATTCGTGATatggagaaagaaatattgcaattaCAAAAACAACTTCATTTTACTCAAGatgaattacaaaaatcaCATCAAAGTAATGCTCAAGcacaaaatgatgaaaaagaattgCAAGCTCGATTAACTAACGAAACAGAAGAAAGAGAACGTTTACAATTACAGTTACATCAAGTAAAAAAACAG TTAATGGATGTTGACAATAGTCTAAAAGTAACAAGACAAGAACTTGGAAGATTGCGATCACGTGCAGATGAAGAGAATGAACGGTGGAGAGTTAGAGAACAAGAATTAGTAGTTCGTCTTGAGGATAGTCGATGTCGTGAAAGAAAACTCGAGGATCAAAAACATAACTTAGAAGTTTGTTTAACTGATGCTTCTCAACAAATTCAAGAACTGAAG gcACGTCTTGGAGGTTCCGAAGGACGAGTTCGAGCTTTAGATGCACAATTATCGCAATtagaaatagcaaaaaaagaaatcgaacaaaaattaaatagtgtGGGATCGACTTTACGTCGAATTGCAGGTATTCAAATGGATGGAAGTGTTAATATACCCTTTAAATTATTGAGTCCATCAAGAAGATGGAGTCCAGCAAgag CTCAAGATCATATTGATTCTAGTAGAGATGTGATTCTTGATGTTGATCCTGAGATTATTAGAAAAGGTGTACGATCTCTTATGCAACAAGTAGCACAAATCGAACGTGAaaga gatGATTATAAAACTGAATTATGTAATTTGAAGAAACAATTGGATGAAAATCAAGAGATTCAAAATAGATCTGATTTACAAATAAAcactttattaacaaatataagaatGCTTCAGGATGAAAAGAATTCATTAGAGGTAAAACTTTCTCAAAAACAAAGTGGCTATGAAATGCag TCAGAAGAATGCGAGCAATTACGCGAGAAGATTATCAATCTTGAATTAATGATTAGTAATAATTCTGaagaaaaaatgcaatttgag GAAAAGctagataaattaaaacaagttttaaacaaagtagaaaatgaaaaacgtaATTTACAAGAAGAACTTAGTAAAAGCGAATCTCGTGCTACGAAATTAGAATTACAAAGGATGTCATTAGAAGGTGACCTTCAAAGATTGCAAATGATGTTCCAAGAAAAAGATGCAAATATTCAT aaattacaaGAACGAAATGATACACAAAATCGAACAATGACAACTTTAGAAGAACGTTGTGCTTCATTGAAATCTATGGTAGAACAATTAAATCTTGCATTGGAAAAGGCATCTACTacagaaaatgaattaaagaatgaaattaattcaatgcAGCATAATATTATGGAATTAACAACTACTTTGCAAACTtctaatgaaaagaataagCAG ttacaaaaacaaatttcaaatgcTGAAAATGAACGTAGAATTTTATCTGAACGTATAGAATCGATGCAACAATCTTTAAATGATCTTAAACATACAAATCAAACATTAACAGATCAAATTACACGTCTTCAAAATGAATTGGCAAATAACGAAGTACAACGTTGTGCTTTAGAATCTCAATTAAGAATAGTTACCTATCCAATACAGGAAGAAAATACAAACAAGGATGAAGAATTATTACGACAATTACAAATAgcacaaagagagagaagtgAAATGAGAGGAAAAATGGAAGCACTTAatgataaa atgaaATTATTGGAAGCTGATAAACGTAATTTAGAACGACAACTATCGTTATTTAAATCAACTAATCGTAGCAAAAGTTATGAACGTTATGAAAAAGCACATACAGAATTATTAGGCACAAGTTTCGATATAGATCATTATGAACaagaaaatagagaattaAGATTGAAAGTTCGTAGATTAGAAACACAACTTGCAGAGAAGGAAGCTGAACTTATAAGATTGAAATCAAGTTACACTCATACACATTCcgtatttgattttaatcgaGATAGAACGGGCGAAATTGAAAGACTTAGAGCAGCTCAATTACAAGCTGAAAAATTGTTAGAAGCAAGAGAACAAAGTCATCGTCAACAAGTTTTGCGTTTGGAAAATcag atacaaTTATTACGCGAGCAActtaatcaagaaataaaacgtcgacaattatatgttttacGAAGTTCAAGGGCAGGTAGAGAAATGCAACAATTAAGACAAGCCTTAGGCGATTCTTTAAGAACTGTAGCACAAGATCCATCATTAGACGCAGTATTATTAGAACATGAAGCTCGAAAATTGGATTCTACTTTGACAAGTACTACCAGTTTACCGCCATCATTAGCTTTACCTCCGCCACCGTCTTATGATAGATCTTCCTCGCCAGCACAActcaaatga